One region of Candidatus Riesia pediculischaeffi genomic DNA includes:
- the ubiG gene encoding bifunctional 2-polyprenyl-6-hydroxyphenol methylase/3-demethylubiquinol 3-O-methyltransferase UbiG has product MFRNKTSYEENVNFDEVKIFDDSCRDFYKKTGMYFFLYKINTLRLKFISNYCNGFFGKKILDIGCGGGILTESMFKKGGIVTGIDVSKKMLKVARLQAIEKKMKIKYLLETAEQHSKNNAHKYDIITCMEVLEHVPKPKSIVLSCDKLIKKGGHVFFSTINRNIKSWVSLIFFAEKVLNIFPRNTHKINKFILPCELLGWIDQTNMREKHITGLGYNFFLNKFYFRKSLDINYIIHVVSY; this is encoded by the coding sequence ATGTTTAGAAATAAAACAAGTTATGAAGAAAATGTAAATTTCGATGAAGTTAAAATTTTTGACGATTCTTGCAGGGATTTTTATAAAAAAACAGGAATGTACTTTTTTTTATATAAAATAAATACATTACGTTTAAAGTTCATATCAAACTACTGTAACGGATTTTTCGGAAAAAAGATACTTGATATTGGGTGTGGTGGAGGAATCTTGACAGAGAGCATGTTTAAAAAAGGAGGGATTGTAACAGGAATCGATGTATCGAAAAAAATGTTGAAAGTTGCTAGATTGCAAGCAATTGAAAAGAAAATGAAAATCAAGTATCTATTAGAAACTGCAGAACAACATTCAAAAAATAATGCTCATAAATATGATATAATAACCTGTATGGAAGTTTTAGAGCATGTTCCAAAACCTAAAAGTATAGTTTTATCTTGTGATAAATTAATAAAAAAAGGAGGACATGTATTTTTTTCTACGATTAATAGAAATATAAAATCTTGGGTTTCTCTGATCTTTTTTGCTGAGAAAGTTCTGAATATTTTTCCTAGAAATACCCATAAAATAAACAAATTTATCCTACCTTGCGAATTATTGGGATGGATCGATCAAACTAATATGAGAGAAAAACACATCACCGGATTAGGTTATAATTTTTTCTTGAATAAGTTTTATTTTAGAAAAAGTTTAGATATTAATTATATAATTCATGTCGTTTCCTATTAA
- the nrdA gene encoding class 1a ribonucleoside-diphosphate reductase subunit alpha, whose product MKQNFLVTKRNGILEKMDLKKIRKLITLSADGLQGISITEIQRLSFIQFYNKIKTSSIHQIIIKTSADLISTKIPDYQYLSARLAISYLRKDAYGQFNPPKLYQHVKKMVKIGKYDRRLLTNYSVEEFQKMDKFINHFRDMNFCYAAVKQLEGKYLVKDRTTGKIYESAQFLYILVSACLFSVYPKDIRLMYIKRFYDAISTFKISLPTPIMAGIRTPTRQFSSCVLIECDDDLDSINATASSIVKYVSQRAGIGINVGRIRAIGSPIRNGEAFHTGCIPFYKYFQSAVKSCSQGGVRGGAATLFYPIWHLEIESLLVLKNNRGVESNRVRHLDYAVQINRLMYERLIRGEEITLFSPSDVPDLYSSFFSDQIEFENLYKKYELDRSIRKKKIRAIELFSKMMQERASTGRTYIQNVDHCNTHSPFNAKVAPIRQSNLCLEVLLPTNPLYDINDKEGEIALCTLSAFNLGEIHSLEELEELSVLIVRALDALLDYQDYPILAARKSSINRRTLGVGVINYAYYLAKNQVKYSDNSANNLTHRTFEAIQYYLLKASNELAREKGACSWFQQTTYSKGILPIDSYKRSLDQLTSEPLHYDWNSLRKKIQKYGLRNSTLSAVMPSETSSQISNATNGIEPPRGFMSIKVSKDGILRQVVPEYHKLKESYELLWQMPDNTGYLQLVGIIQKFIDQSISANTNYDPSKFHDNKVPMSVLLRDLLLAYKYGIKTLYYHNTRDGSDKIQERSESIVEHGIDENCSGNACKV is encoded by the coding sequence ATGAAACAAAATTTTTTAGTCACTAAAAGAAATGGGATCTTAGAAAAGATGGATCTTAAAAAAATAAGAAAATTGATCACTTTATCAGCGGATGGATTACAAGGAATTTCTATTACTGAAATACAGCGTCTCTCCTTTATACAATTTTATAACAAAATCAAAACTTCTTCTATTCATCAGATCATCATTAAAACATCTGCGGATTTAATATCCACAAAAATACCTGATTATCAATATCTTTCTGCTAGATTAGCGATCTCTTATTTAAGAAAAGATGCATATGGTCAGTTCAACCCTCCAAAGTTATATCAACATGTTAAAAAGATGGTTAAAATTGGAAAATATGATCGAAGGTTGTTGACGAACTATTCCGTGGAAGAATTTCAAAAGATGGATAAATTTATCAATCATTTCAGAGATATGAACTTTTGTTACGCAGCTGTTAAACAGCTAGAAGGAAAGTATTTAGTTAAAGATCGAACTACCGGAAAGATTTATGAAAGTGCTCAATTTCTTTATATTCTAGTTTCTGCTTGCCTTTTTTCCGTTTATCCTAAGGATATCAGGTTAATGTATATAAAACGTTTTTACGATGCAATTTCTACTTTCAAAATATCCCTACCAACTCCAATTATGGCAGGAATTAGAACTCCCACTCGTCAATTTAGTTCATGTGTTCTGATAGAATGTGATGACGACCTGGATTCTATAAATGCTACTGCTAGTTCTATTGTTAAGTATGTTTCACAACGTGCTGGAATAGGGATCAATGTAGGTCGTATTCGCGCGATTGGCAGTCCTATCAGGAACGGTGAAGCATTCCATACTGGATGTATACCATTTTATAAATACTTTCAATCTGCTGTTAAATCATGTTCTCAAGGAGGGGTTCGTGGAGGGGCAGCGACTTTGTTTTATCCTATATGGCATCTCGAAATTGAAAGTTTATTAGTTTTAAAAAATAATAGAGGTGTCGAAAGTAATCGAGTACGTCATCTAGATTATGCTGTTCAAATCAACAGATTAATGTACGAAAGATTGATCAGAGGAGAGGAAATCACGTTATTTAGTCCATCTGATGTTCCAGATTTATACTCTTCTTTTTTCTCAGATCAAATTGAATTTGAAAATCTTTATAAAAAATATGAGTTAGACCGAAGTATTCGTAAAAAAAAAATAAGAGCAATAGAGTTATTCTCTAAGATGATGCAAGAAAGAGCTTCTACAGGAAGAACATATATTCAAAATGTTGATCATTGTAATACTCATAGTCCATTTAATGCAAAAGTCGCTCCAATTCGGCAATCAAATCTTTGTCTAGAAGTTCTTTTGCCGACCAATCCGTTATATGATATTAATGATAAAGAAGGAGAAATTGCTTTATGTACTCTTTCGGCGTTTAATCTTGGAGAAATCCATTCTTTAGAGGAATTAGAAGAACTATCCGTTTTGATCGTCAGAGCCTTGGATGCATTATTAGATTATCAAGATTATCCAATACTTGCGGCCAGAAAAAGCTCAATTAATCGTCGTACGTTGGGAGTCGGGGTCATAAATTATGCTTATTATTTAGCCAAGAATCAGGTAAAATATTCAGATAATAGTGCAAATAATTTGACACATAGAACATTTGAAGCTATTCAATACTATCTTTTGAAAGCTTCAAATGAATTGGCGAGAGAGAAAGGAGCTTGCTCTTGGTTTCAACAAACAACATATTCAAAAGGTATTCTTCCAATAGATAGTTATAAACGATCATTAGATCAACTAACTTCTGAACCTTTGCATTATGATTGGAATTCTTTAAGAAAAAAAATACAGAAATATGGTTTGAGAAACTCTACATTATCAGCGGTTATGCCATCTGAAACATCTTCACAAATTTCTAATGCGACTAATGGAATAGAACCACCTAGAGGATTTATGAGCATAAAAGTATCGAAGGATGGTATTTTACGTCAGGTTGTACCGGAATATCATAAACTTAAAGAAAGCTACGAATTACTATGGCAGATGCCAGATAATACAGGATATTTACAGTTGGTTGGGATCATACAAAAATTTATTGATCAATCTATTTCAGCGAACACTAATTACGACCCTTCTAAATTTCATGATAATAAAGTGCCAATGAGTGTCCTATTGAGGGATTTATTATTGGCATATAAATATGGAATTAAGACACTTTATTATCATAATACTCGAGATGGATCTGATAAGATACAAGAAAGATCAGAAAGTATTGTGGAACATGGTATTGATGAAAATTGTAGCGGTAATGCCTGTAAAGTTTAA
- the yfaE gene encoding class I ribonucleotide reductase maintenance protein YfaE, protein MEVLKNNNFPIEYQCQSGFCGFCKVHLKKGRIIYRKRPLAFLQSREILTCSCKPIENIIIEIY, encoded by the coding sequence TTGGAAGTTTTAAAAAACAATAATTTTCCGATTGAATATCAATGCCAATCTGGTTTTTGTGGATTTTGCAAGGTTCATTTAAAGAAAGGAAGGATAATTTATAGAAAACGTCCACTAGCTTTTTTACAATCCAGGGAGATACTGACTTGCAGTTGTAAACCAATAGAAAATATTATTATAGAAATCTATTAA
- a CDS encoding 5'-3' exonuclease, translated as MTVFSRNKKYNFEGESLLIVDGSFHLYRSYYAFSFLVNEKSFQTGAIYGFIKTLRMLILNYEPTYVTVVFDSKEKGFRRKLFNSYKCNRPKTPDDLIVQIDPLKLMIQLMGVPVVTVPKAEGDDVIGSLVYRSIRHENITILISTGDKDLAQLVKKNVLLIDPLRNILGPEEIFNKYGVYPNLIADFFALAGDRSDNIPGIPGVGKKTAVNLLNQIGPIKKIYQNLSKIDFLQMRSPGKIRETLLNNQDTAILFRKITTIVKNLDLTQCYSNLSIKNPNSIVLKSLFIDYGFKKWLSYSRSKDWFLYQDKTKSVLNLFFGRVV; from the coding sequence ATGACGGTTTTTTCAAGGAATAAAAAATATAATTTCGAAGGAGAATCGTTATTAATAGTTGATGGATCATTTCACTTATATAGGTCGTATTACGCTTTTTCTTTTTTAGTTAATGAAAAATCATTTCAAACTGGTGCTATATACGGTTTCATCAAAACTTTACGTATGTTAATTTTAAACTATGAACCTACTTATGTAACGGTTGTATTTGATTCTAAAGAGAAGGGATTTAGAAGAAAATTATTTAATTCATACAAATGTAATAGACCAAAAACACCAGATGATTTGATCGTTCAAATCGATCCTCTAAAATTGATGATTCAATTAATGGGTGTTCCGGTAGTAACTGTTCCGAAAGCAGAAGGGGACGATGTGATAGGTTCTTTAGTTTATAGGTCCATTCGTCATGAAAATATTACAATTCTGATTAGCACTGGAGATAAAGATTTAGCGCAGCTTGTAAAAAAAAATGTTCTCTTGATAGATCCTTTGCGAAATATTCTTGGTCCAGAAGAGATATTTAATAAATATGGAGTTTATCCGAACTTGATAGCTGATTTTTTCGCTTTAGCTGGAGATCGGTCAGATAACATTCCAGGAATTCCTGGAGTTGGAAAAAAAACAGCTGTAAATCTGTTGAATCAGATCGGGCCGATAAAGAAGATATATCAGAATTTGTCGAAAATCGATTTTTTACAGATGAGAAGTCCGGGAAAAATCAGAGAAACTTTATTGAATAATCAAGATACGGCTATTCTTTTTCGTAAGATCACTACAATTGTTAAAAATTTAGATTTAACCCAATGTTATTCAAACTTATCCATAAAAAACCCAAATTCGATTGTTTTAAAAAGTTTATTTATCGATTACGGATTTAAAAAATGGCTCTCTTACTCGAGATCAAAGGATTGGTTCCTATATCAAGATAAAACCAAATCTGTTTTAAACTTATTTTTTGGAAGAGTTGTTTAA
- a CDS encoding anthranilate synthase component II, with amino-acid sequence MLLIIDNYDSFTYNLYQYFLELKVEVVVRKNDSIDIQWISKLSPSHIVISPGPCSPEKTGISRRVIMNFSGKIPILGVCIGHQAIGQVFGASIVKAKKPIHGKSSKIYHREQGVLKGIERSFMVARYHSLVIDLKSLPSILEVTSWTRDEFGDIDEIMGIRHKRFPTEGIQYHPESILTENGYKILQNFINY; translated from the coding sequence ATGTTGTTAATTATAGATAACTATGATTCTTTCACCTATAATTTGTATCAGTATTTTTTAGAATTAAAGGTTGAAGTAGTCGTAAGAAAAAATGATTCGATTGATATTCAATGGATCTCAAAATTGTCACCTTCCCATATAGTTATTTCTCCTGGTCCTTGTTCGCCTGAAAAAACTGGTATTTCTAGGCGAGTTATAATGAATTTTTCAGGAAAAATTCCAATACTTGGTGTATGTATCGGTCATCAAGCGATCGGACAGGTTTTTGGCGCTTCGATAGTAAAGGCTAAAAAACCGATCCATGGAAAATCTTCAAAGATATATCATCGCGAACAAGGAGTTCTCAAAGGGATTGAACGATCTTTTATGGTAGCTAGATATCATTCTTTAGTTATCGATCTCAAATCCTTGCCTTCTATTTTAGAGGTTACATCTTGGACGAGGGATGAGTTTGGTGACATCGATGAAATTATGGGGATTCGTCATAAAAGGTTCCCAACAGAAGGGATACAGTATCATCCGGAAAGTATATTGACTGAGAACGGATATAAAATACTGCAGAATTTTATTAATTATTAA
- a CDS encoding YggT family protein, whose translation MQFLNFIIPSITQFYIILFLLRFWIQWNDINVKNMFFHFVYKSTDFIYEKIYSIFPINTLLEKKISSLITSYMFVIAHMIFTFWMENYIHLINKISILIISLIQLFTYFGKVIFWIVIGKILFNWKKNMNYPLSETLNLLIRPIIFRVNKITSSCNGDYFSCIVIVLILVSLNYLRMDLISLIDTRAANILSSSYHKTNYN comes from the coding sequence ATGCAGTTTTTAAATTTTATTATCCCTTCGATCACTCAATTCTATATTATTTTATTCTTACTGAGATTCTGGATACAGTGGAACGATATAAATGTTAAAAACATGTTTTTTCATTTCGTCTACAAATCGACAGATTTCATATACGAAAAAATATACTCAATATTTCCAATAAACACATTGCTTGAAAAAAAAATATCCTCCCTAATCACGTCGTATATGTTCGTTATCGCTCACATGATATTTACTTTTTGGATGGAAAATTATATTCATCTGATCAACAAAATATCTATTTTGATAATTAGCTTGATTCAATTGTTTACCTACTTTGGAAAAGTAATCTTTTGGATAGTAATCGGAAAGATTTTGTTCAACTGGAAAAAAAACATGAATTACCCTTTATCAGAAACGTTAAATTTGTTGATAAGACCGATCATTTTCAGAGTGAACAAGATTACTTCGAGTTGTAACGGAGATTATTTTTCCTGTATAGTGATCGTATTGATACTGGTATCATTGAATTATCTTCGTATGGACCTGATATCTCTAATTGACACAAGAGCTGCGAACATTCTCTCTTCCTCTTATCATAAGACCAATTATAACTGA
- a CDS encoding YqgE/AlgH family protein yields MNLRNHFLIAMPMLVDPYFQRSVIYICEHNDKGAMGLMINKPIEQISINNILYNLNIKPLKKEKKRDLNQIVFSGGPLAEAHGFILHSPQKRFNSTLQLSDEIMITTSKDILESLGTDNQPEKTLVALGYSGWENGQLEKEMMKNNWLTVEANSEIIFHTPIMERWKEAASLIGIDICKISNQYGNT; encoded by the coding sequence ATGAATTTACGAAATCATTTCCTTATCGCAATGCCCATGTTAGTAGATCCTTATTTTCAGAGGTCGGTGATATATATCTGTGAACATAATGATAAAGGAGCAATGGGATTAATGATCAATAAACCAATCGAACAGATTTCAATTAACAATATATTGTATAATTTGAATATTAAACCTCTTAAGAAAGAAAAGAAAAGAGATCTCAATCAGATCGTCTTTTCTGGAGGACCTTTAGCGGAAGCACATGGATTCATATTACATTCTCCTCAAAAACGATTTAATTCAACATTACAATTGTCCGATGAGATTATGATTACAACTTCAAAAGATATTTTAGAAAGTCTTGGGACAGATAATCAACCAGAGAAAACATTAGTTGCGTTGGGTTATTCCGGTTGGGAAAATGGACAGTTAGAAAAAGAAATGATGAAAAATAACTGGTTGACTGTTGAAGCAAATAGTGAAATCATCTTTCATACACCAATCATGGAAAGGTGGAAAGAAGCTGCGTCCTTAATCGGAATAGATATATGTAAAATTTCTAATCAATATGGAAATACTTAA
- the gshB gene encoding glutathione synthase encodes MNDSIRLGIVMDSIENINIKKDSSFAMLLEAHKRRYQIYYMEVKDIYLINNEPFGSAKIIENIEDRENRWFEINKKKDISLKKLNVILMRKDPPYNMEYIYATHILERAERDGTMVINRPKSLRNHDEKICANLFTHLTPNTIVSRDHKKLLNFYEENQDVVIKPLGRMGGESVFRLDKNNFNARTVIETVTKKENVFCIMQKYVADVTKNGDKRILIINGKVVPYCLARIPKENNVRANLSSGGIGKVRSLQRDDWRIAKEIACFLKKEGIFFAGIDVIGNKLIEINITSPTCIREIESHINKYSITQLLFDEIELELSMRNTVD; translated from the coding sequence ATGAATGATTCAATTCGGTTAGGAATTGTTATGGATTCAATCGAAAATATCAATATTAAAAAAGATAGCAGTTTTGCAATGTTATTAGAGGCACATAAAAGAAGATATCAAATATATTATATGGAAGTCAAAGATATTTACTTAATTAATAACGAGCCATTTGGATCTGCTAAAATAATTGAAAATATCGAAGATAGGGAGAACCGATGGTTTGAGATAAATAAAAAAAAAGATATATCATTAAAAAAACTGAACGTAATTCTGATGAGAAAAGATCCTCCATATAATATGGAGTACATTTATGCAACACATATTTTAGAAAGAGCAGAACGAGATGGAACTATGGTGATTAATCGTCCTAAAAGCTTGAGAAACCATGACGAAAAAATCTGTGCCAATCTTTTTACTCATTTAACTCCGAATACAATAGTTTCTAGAGATCACAAAAAATTACTTAATTTTTATGAAGAGAACCAAGATGTCGTTATTAAACCTCTTGGAAGAATGGGAGGAGAATCAGTATTTAGATTAGATAAAAATAATTTTAATGCAAGAACCGTGATTGAGACTGTTACGAAAAAAGAAAATGTTTTCTGTATTATGCAAAAGTATGTTGCAGATGTGACGAAAAATGGGGATAAAAGAATTCTAATTATCAATGGGAAAGTCGTTCCATATTGTCTCGCTAGAATACCAAAAGAAAACAATGTCCGGGCTAACCTTTCATCCGGCGGTATCGGAAAAGTTAGATCGTTACAAAGAGATGACTGGAGAATTGCCAAGGAAATAGCATGTTTCCTGAAAAAAGAAGGGATATTTTTTGCAGGAATTGATGTTATCGGAAATAAATTAATTGAAATCAATATAACTAGTCCAACCTGCATTCGTGAGATTGAGTCGCACATTAATAAATATTCGATTACTCAACTTTTGTTCGACGAAATTGAACTAGAATTATCGATGAGAAATACTGTAGATTAA
- the lpcA gene encoding D-sedoheptulose 7-phosphate isomerase, translating to MDSLEKSIFYELQEAEVVLRTFSNNIKNITSIKNAALLICKAFQSGRKILSCGNGGSHCDAMHFAEELTGRYREHRIGYPAISISDSSYISCVANDYGYDKIFCRYIESIGKKGDVLLAISTSGNSKNLIEAAKQAKSKNMGIISLTGRDGGQLKKLSDVDIMVSHTGYSDRVQEVHIKIIHILVYLIEREMRKGRHHQID from the coding sequence ATGGATTCTTTAGAAAAAAGTATTTTTTATGAGCTACAGGAAGCGGAAGTGGTATTAAGAACATTTTCAAATAATATAAAAAATATTACATCCATTAAGAATGCTGCCTTATTGATTTGTAAAGCTTTTCAATCGGGACGTAAGATACTTTCTTGCGGTAATGGAGGATCTCATTGTGATGCAATGCACTTTGCAGAAGAATTAACTGGACGTTATCGAGAACATAGGATTGGATATCCTGCAATATCTATTTCAGATTCCAGCTATATTTCTTGCGTAGCAAACGATTATGGATATGATAAAATCTTTTGTAGATACATCGAATCTATCGGTAAGAAAGGAGATGTTTTATTGGCAATCTCCACCTCTGGAAACTCTAAGAATCTTATCGAAGCGGCTAAACAAGCAAAATCTAAGAATATGGGAATCATCAGTTTAACAGGAAGAGACGGCGGTCAACTTAAAAAACTATCTGACGTAGATATAATGGTATCTCATACTGGATATTCTGACAGAGTTCAAGAAGTACATATTAAAATAATACATATTTTAGTTTATCTGATAGAAAGAGAAATGCGTAAAGGACGACATCATCAAATTGATTGA
- the recA gene encoding recombinase RecA, with amino-acid sequence MKSIDLVLDQIEKQFGKGSIMRLGEDRSMKIETISTGLLSLDVALGVGGLPLGRIVEIYGPESSGKTTLTLQIISSAQKERKTCAFIDAEHALDPSYAERIGVDVNNLLCSQPDNGEQALEICDTLIKSGTVDLIVIDSVAALTPKAEIDGEIGDSHIGLAARLMSQAMRKLASNLKNFNVLLIFINQIRMKIGVMFGSSEITTGGNALKFYASVRLDIRKIGSVKNGDEVIGSETRVKVVKNKVAIPFKQTEFQILYGKGINVHGEIIDLAVQYKLIEKSGSWYSYNGKKIGHGKMNVSDRLKDDIEIYSELNKKLRNLIFKNRQNG; translated from the coding sequence ATGAAATCAATTGATTTAGTTTTAGATCAAATTGAAAAACAGTTCGGAAAGGGTTCTATCATGAGATTAGGAGAAGATCGATCCATGAAAATAGAAACGATTTCTACTGGTCTGTTATCTCTTGACGTAGCTTTAGGGGTAGGAGGATTACCATTAGGACGAATCGTTGAAATATACGGTCCAGAGTCATCTGGAAAGACAACATTAACTTTACAAATTATTTCTTCAGCACAAAAAGAAAGGAAAACTTGTGCTTTTATTGATGCTGAACATGCTCTTGATCCATCTTATGCAGAAAGGATAGGGGTGGATGTGAACAACTTGTTATGTTCTCAACCAGATAATGGAGAGCAAGCTTTAGAAATTTGCGATACTTTGATTAAATCTGGAACAGTAGATCTAATCGTTATTGATTCAGTCGCTGCTCTGACTCCAAAAGCTGAAATAGATGGAGAGATAGGAGATTCTCACATCGGTTTAGCAGCTCGACTAATGAGTCAAGCCATGCGTAAATTGGCTAGCAATTTAAAAAATTTTAACGTTTTATTGATTTTTATCAATCAAATTCGAATGAAAATAGGTGTAATGTTCGGTAGTTCAGAAATAACAACAGGAGGAAATGCATTAAAATTTTATGCTTCAGTACGATTAGATATCAGAAAAATAGGTTCTGTTAAGAATGGAGATGAAGTGATTGGTAGTGAGACCAGAGTAAAAGTTGTGAAAAACAAAGTTGCTATACCATTCAAACAAACAGAATTTCAAATCCTTTATGGAAAAGGAATCAATGTTCATGGAGAAATTATTGATCTAGCTGTTCAATATAAACTGATCGAGAAATCCGGATCTTGGTATAGTTACAACGGTAAAAAAATTGGACATGGAAAAATGAACGTATCCGATCGTCTAAAGGATGATATAGAGATTTATTCAGAATTGAACAAAAAATTAAGGAATCTAATTTTTAAAAATCGACAAAATGGTTGA
- a CDS encoding alanine--tRNA ligase-related protein, protein MIKINTHKIRTIFLKFFQEKGHLILPSSSLVPDRKDSSLLFTNAGMNQFKKNFFDIKNSSCSTKVATAQRCIRAGGRFNDLENVGYTGSHHTLFEMLGNFSFGDYFKDKAIQYAWELLTSRKWFDICEDRIFVTVYHSDEESYDIWTNKIGISRNNIFKIQDYDGCRYRSENFWKMGDTGLCGPSTEVFYNFDNKGEFDGSLESFERNRANLLEIWNIVFIQFNLNSFNRLEQLPYFSIDTGMGLERMASVIQNVRSSYQIDIFQKLIGSIRSCFSEVNFTRHTLKVISDHIRSIVLIINENIVPSNVGRGYVLRKIIRRTIRKAYLDGMREPFLYKLVYHVKDLFEGYFQDISIDQKLTEDLIKREEKQFLNILLIGINLLKKFLKQSNYRIIHEKDIFFLYDTHGLPTDISMKICQEYGVTIDKNKLQKT, encoded by the coding sequence ATGATAAAGATTAATACTCACAAAATTCGTACAATTTTCTTAAAATTCTTTCAGGAGAAAGGTCATCTAATACTTCCAAGTAGTAGTTTAGTTCCAGATAGAAAAGATTCTTCTCTTCTTTTTACGAATGCTGGAATGAATCAATTTAAAAAAAACTTCTTCGATATTAAAAATTCATCTTGTTCTACAAAAGTAGCAACAGCACAACGTTGTATCCGAGCAGGAGGTAGATTTAATGATTTAGAAAACGTTGGGTATACTGGATCACATCATACTTTGTTTGAAATGTTAGGTAATTTCAGTTTTGGTGATTATTTTAAAGATAAAGCTATTCAATACGCTTGGGAATTGTTGACAAGTAGGAAATGGTTCGATATATGTGAAGATCGTATATTCGTCACTGTATACCATTCAGATGAGGAATCTTACGATATATGGACGAATAAGATTGGAATTTCTAGGAATAATATCTTTAAAATACAAGATTATGACGGTTGCAGGTATCGTTCAGAGAATTTTTGGAAAATGGGAGATACCGGTCTATGCGGTCCGAGCACGGAGGTGTTCTATAATTTCGATAATAAAGGTGAATTCGACGGGTCTTTAGAATCGTTCGAAAGAAATAGAGCAAACCTTTTAGAGATATGGAATATAGTTTTTATACAATTTAACTTGAATAGTTTTAATAGATTAGAACAGCTTCCATATTTTTCAATAGATACAGGAATGGGTTTGGAAAGAATGGCTTCTGTGATACAAAACGTTAGATCAAGTTATCAAATAGACATCTTTCAGAAATTGATAGGTTCTATTCGGAGTTGTTTTTCTGAAGTTAATTTTACACGACATACATTAAAGGTGATATCTGATCACATTCGATCCATTGTCCTGATTATTAACGAGAATATCGTGCCAAGTAACGTTGGAAGGGGATATGTTCTGAGAAAAATTATCAGACGAACTATCAGAAAAGCGTACTTAGATGGTATGAGAGAACCATTTCTGTATAAATTAGTTTATCATGTTAAAGATTTATTTGAAGGTTATTTTCAAGATATCAGTATCGATCAAAAACTTACAGAAGATTTGATAAAAAGAGAGGAGAAACAGTTTTTAAATATCTTGTTGATTGGTATAAATTTGCTAAAAAAATTTTTGAAACAATCAAACTACCGTATCATACATGAAAAAGATATATTTTTTTTGTATGATACGCATGGTCTACCAACTGATATATCTATGAAGATATGTCAAGAATATGGGGTTACGATTGATAAAAACAAGTTACAAAAAACTTAG
- the csrA gene encoding carbon storage regulator CsrA, with translation MLILTRKIGETLTIGDEIKITVLGIKGNQVRVGISAPKSIPVHREEIYQKIQSERKMK, from the coding sequence ATGCTTATTTTGACTCGTAAAATTGGCGAAACTCTTACGATAGGTGATGAAATCAAGATTACAGTTCTTGGTATAAAGGGTAACCAGGTGAGAGTCGGTATTAGTGCTCCAAAGAGCATACCGGTGCATAGAGAAGAAATCTATCAAAAGATCCAATCTGAAAGAAAAATGAAATAG